In one window of candidate division WOR-3 bacterium DNA:
- a CDS encoding PIN domain-containing protein, protein MILVYDYGAYRAMLVYTRTTLDIPKSLLDEARQLLGAKTKSQAVTLPMSDAILAALAIQNDRRLLTWDQRFRRVPKLRVSFLK, encoded by the coding sequence GTGATTCTTGTGTACGATTATGGTGCATATCGTGCTATGCTGGTGTATACGAGAACCACGCTGGACATACCCAAAAGTCTGCTCGACGAAGCAAGGCAGTTACTCGGGGCAAAGACCAAGAGTCAGGCAGTGACGCTGCCGATGAGCGACGCCATTCTGGCCGCGCTCGCGATTCAGAACGACCGCCGGCTTCTCACCTGGGACCAGCGCTTTCGCCGCGTACCAAAGCTCCGTGTTTCCTTCCTCAAGTAA
- a CDS encoding DNA methyltransferase, with product MPQIETPLERFQGLIRELLQVDYSDLDFGLYRLLRLKRDEVEAFITQQLPEEVDKAFATIADSETGTLKQKVDELATYLRTEVNEQILESDGTVNSERAKGLGKKDREKVAEYEALRGRLATAESTVADKTEVFNHLFNFFSRYYEDGDFIPKRRYGARETYAVPWDGSETMFYWANKDQHYVKTAETLKDYTFTLSGDLADKTEWRVRFVLVEASVPKDNVKGDDRFFFPRPDSIECDTEKHECRIGFEYRPPTEQEIISYRGKENARKPDQDKILLDKLSALLKKIPDAQLRRRLSADTRTKQQIQDKKPAEPVPLLLKRLRHFVRRSTTDYFVHKNLKKFLEQELEFYIKDQVLHLGDIEGDIQTRLRMIKVFRRLAGQIIEFLSQIEDAQKRLFEKKKFVTEVSWLIPIQHVPGQFRPDIVKNKAQLKQWKDWLAIEPDEFFGKKGKIDLDFLKGHPTLVVDTRLFPADWTRRLIESLPFDDLDDATDGLLIHSENYQALRLLLERFREQVKCIYIDPPYNTPASVILYKNNYKHSSWITLLGNRLRLGGNLLLHDGTLIIAIDDTEKTFLSEIAKLLFPSFDENVVVVNHHPAGAGLEGANISATHEYAIFLTPTGKKLLYGPRSDGSQGRIGFVRTGTAQSNLRKGRPNSFYAVLVDPSTSKIVGAEPPPQGDNYPKGETSRGYLRIYPVSEDGTERVWRRSYESFFRELALGNLECVCNKTVYIKPNIAERHKPIPSNWTDTRYNAGAHGTNLLTSIIGAPLFSYPKSLYTVLDCISAATICHKDPLIVDYFAGSGTTGHAVINLNREDGGQRKFILVEMGEYFDTVLVPRIVKVMYSPEWKDGKPKRLATKKEAERTPRLVKILRLESYEDALHNIATNGTQERVEKREQAYKNAVGESEYSIRYLVKLPLEATDTMVNLAKFEHPFSYTLEILTEDGPKQQQADLVETFNYLYGLRVKRYETWQHDGREYRVVKATDREGKRRVLVLWRDMDGLKPKEERDFLEAKLAELSAAGESYDEKFINGDCAVPGITSLDALFKRLMTAGEEESA from the coding sequence ATGCCGCAGATTGAGACACCGTTGGAGCGATTCCAAGGACTAATCCGAGAACTGCTACAGGTTGACTATTCCGACCTGGACTTCGGCCTGTATCGCCTGCTGCGGCTGAAGCGGGACGAAGTTGAGGCATTCATCACTCAGCAGTTGCCCGAAGAAGTTGACAAGGCATTTGCCACCATAGCCGACAGCGAGACGGGGACACTGAAACAGAAGGTTGATGAGCTGGCCACCTATTTGCGTACCGAGGTCAACGAACAGATTCTGGAGTCCGATGGCACGGTCAACTCCGAGCGGGCCAAAGGGCTGGGCAAGAAAGACCGGGAAAAGGTCGCCGAGTACGAGGCCTTGCGGGGCCGTCTTGCAACGGCTGAGTCAACGGTTGCCGACAAGACCGAGGTCTTCAACCACCTGTTCAACTTTTTCTCCCGCTACTACGAGGATGGCGACTTCATTCCCAAGCGCCGCTATGGCGCTCGCGAAACCTACGCGGTGCCCTGGGACGGCTCGGAGACAATGTTCTACTGGGCCAATAAGGACCAGCACTATGTCAAGACTGCCGAGACGCTCAAGGACTACACCTTCACCCTGTCCGGCGACCTTGCCGACAAGACCGAATGGCGCGTGCGGTTTGTGCTGGTCGAAGCTTCGGTGCCCAAGGACAATGTCAAAGGCGACGACCGGTTCTTCTTTCCCCGGCCTGACTCAATCGAATGCGACACCGAGAAGCACGAATGCCGTATCGGGTTTGAGTACCGACCACCAACCGAGCAGGAGATAATCTCCTATCGCGGCAAGGAGAACGCGCGCAAGCCTGACCAGGACAAGATTCTTCTCGACAAACTGTCGGCGCTGCTCAAGAAGATACCTGATGCCCAACTGCGGCGCAGACTTTCGGCCGATACCCGTACCAAACAGCAGATACAGGACAAGAAACCGGCTGAGCCGGTACCGCTGCTGCTCAAACGCCTGCGCCACTTTGTCCGGCGCAGTACGACCGACTACTTCGTGCACAAGAACCTGAAGAAATTCCTTGAGCAGGAACTGGAGTTCTACATCAAAGACCAGGTCCTGCACCTTGGGGACATCGAAGGCGACATCCAGACCCGGCTACGGATGATAAAGGTATTCCGGCGCCTGGCCGGACAGATAATTGAATTCCTGTCCCAGATCGAAGATGCACAGAAGCGGCTGTTTGAGAAAAAGAAGTTCGTTACCGAAGTCAGTTGGCTGATACCGATACAGCACGTGCCGGGACAGTTCCGGCCCGACATCGTCAAGAACAAGGCGCAACTGAAGCAGTGGAAAGACTGGCTGGCTATTGAGCCGGACGAATTCTTCGGCAAGAAGGGCAAGATTGACCTTGACTTCCTCAAAGGTCATCCGACCCTGGTCGTGGACACGCGCCTGTTTCCGGCCGACTGGACCCGCCGGCTCATCGAATCCCTGCCCTTTGACGACCTGGACGATGCAACCGACGGCCTGCTCATCCACAGCGAGAACTACCAGGCCCTGCGCCTGCTCCTGGAGCGCTTTCGCGAACAGGTCAAATGCATCTACATTGACCCGCCGTACAATACGCCCGCGTCAGTAATTCTGTACAAGAACAACTACAAACATTCGTCATGGATAACGTTGCTGGGAAACAGGCTGCGCTTGGGCGGAAACCTATTGCTGCACGACGGTACGCTAATCATCGCTATAGACGATACTGAAAAGACTTTTCTTTCAGAAATTGCAAAGCTCTTGTTCCCGTCGTTCGATGAGAATGTAGTTGTTGTCAATCATCATCCTGCTGGAGCAGGACTTGAAGGCGCTAATATTTCGGCAACACATGAATATGCGATTTTTCTCACGCCGACTGGGAAAAAGTTGCTATACGGCCCCCGAAGCGATGGTTCCCAAGGTCGGATAGGTTTTGTTCGAACTGGTACTGCTCAGAGCAATCTTCGCAAAGGCCGTCCCAACAGCTTCTACGCCGTGTTGGTTGATCCTTCTACATCTAAGATTGTAGGGGCCGAACCACCCCCACAAGGAGACAACTACCCCAAAGGGGAAACTTCCAGAGGCTACCTCCGAATATACCCGGTCAGTGAAGACGGAACAGAACGTGTGTGGCGACGGTCCTATGAATCGTTCTTTCGTGAACTCGCGCTAGGTAATTTGGAGTGTGTATGCAACAAGACCGTCTACATCAAACCTAACATAGCTGAAAGGCACAAGCCTATCCCTAGCAACTGGACTGACACGCGGTACAATGCAGGGGCCCACGGGACGAACTTGCTAACAAGCATCATCGGTGCACCCTTGTTCTCCTATCCGAAATCGCTCTATACCGTATTGGACTGCATCTCAGCTGCTACGATCTGTCACAAGGACCCTCTGATCGTTGATTACTTCGCCGGTTCTGGCACGACCGGCCATGCGGTCATCAATCTGAATCGGGAGGACGGCGGGCAGAGGAAGTTCATACTGGTGGAGATGGGGGAGTACTTTGACACCGTGCTGGTGCCAAGGATTGTGAAGGTGATGTATTCGCCAGAGTGGAAGGACGGCAAGCCGAAGCGGCTGGCAACAAAGAAAGAGGCCGAGCGCACTCCGCGGCTGGTGAAGATTCTGCGTCTTGAGAGCTACGAGGACGCTTTGCACAACATCGCCACCAACGGCACGCAGGAGCGGGTTGAGAAGCGCGAGCAGGCCTATAAGAACGCGGTCGGCGAGAGTGAGTACAGCATCCGGTATCTGGTGAAATTGCCGCTTGAGGCCACAGATACGATGGTGAATCTGGCGAAGTTCGAGCATCCGTTCTCCTACACACTGGAGATACTCACCGAGGACGGGCCGAAGCAGCAGCAGGCCGACCTGGTGGAGACCTTCAACTATCTTTACGGCCTGCGGGTGAAGCGATATGAGACTTGGCAGCACGACGGCCGCGAGTATCGGGTGGTGAAGGCGACCGACCGAGAAGGGAAACGCCGGGTGCTGGTGCTGTGGCGCGATATGGACGGACTGAAGCCAAAGGAAGAGCGTGATTTCCTCGAGGCGAAACTCGCGGAGCTTTCGGCCGCAGGCGAATCGTACGATGAGAAGTTCATCAACGGCGACTGCGCAGTGCCGGGCATCACTTCGCTCGACGCGCTGTTCAAGCGGCTGATGACCGCAGGAGAAGAGGAGTCGGCCTGA